In Desulfurococcaceae archaeon MEX13E-LK6-19, the genomic window GCTTAAGGATCTTGCTATACAGCGTATGAAGCTACTCTATAGCATGGCTGTTGATATGGTTAGAAAAGGTGATTTGGAGTTAGCTAGAAGATATGTAGATATCATAGTGGCTATATCCTTGAGGACAAGAACGAGACCCCCTAAGAATATTAGGAGAGGATACTGTAGGAATTGTCATATACCTTTAGTACCCGGTTTAACAGCTAGAGTACGTATACAGAGCGAGGGTAAGGGAAGTAGAGTTGTGGTGACTTGCCTGCTATGTGGATGGAAGAGAAGGTACATGATAAAAGCCCGTCGATAAAGGAATTAATTAAGATGAAAAAAGCGTCAAGCAAGTGTGATGTAAACATAGGTAAGAAGGGTATAACTAAAGAAGTTATTGAAGAGATTAAGAAAAGACTTGAGCGTAATAAGGTAGTCAAGGTAAGAATACTCAAGTCAGCTCTTGTAGTAACAGGTCTTGATAGGCGTTCGTTGGCACGTGAAGTAGCTAATAGGGCTGGTGCACGTTTAGTGGAAGTGCGGGGTAGAACATTTATACTTGTAAAGCATGTTGGTAGAGGAGAGGATAATATAAAGTATAAAAGAAGGATAGAAGATTAACCCTAGCTTAGTGGATTAGTGAAAGGAGGGTGCTGGAATGGTTACAGCTCTCGAAGTACCTGCAGATATGCTGATAAAGAGGCTTGCAGAGTACCTAAAAGAGCATGTACCAGCAGTCAAGCCTCCAGTATGGGCTTACATGGTTAAGACTGGTGCCCATAAAGAAAAGCCTCCACAGGATCCAGACTGGTGGTATTATAGAGCCGCATCTATTCTAAGGAAGCTTTACAAGAGCGGTGAACCAATTGGTATAGAGAGATTCAGGACTATATATGGTGGCAGAAAGAACTATGGTGTTGCACCAGAACATTTTGTTAAAGGAAGCGGTAGCATAGTAAGGAAGATCCTTCAACAGCTTGAGAGAGCTAATCTTGTAAAGAAGATACCCGGCAAGGGAAGGACACTTACACCAGCTGGTAGAGCCTTGCTAGATAATCTAGCTTTCCAGATCATGAAAGAACTTGTCAAACAAAACCCTGAACTAGTAAAGTATCTGCCTCCAAGCCAGGTTAAGAAGAGGTGAGTATTTTTGTCTTACGATGAGGAGCTGGAGGCGATAAAACAAAGAAAGCTCATGGAGTTGCAGAGGAGACTACAAGAAGAAGAAAGAAGACGTCAGTTAAGATTACAGAAAGAAATGTTATTGAGATCTATTCTTACACCAAAAGCACGTGAACGTCTTGCCAATTTAAGACTTGTAAAACCTGAGCTAGCCGAGGCAATAGAGGATCAATTAATAGCCCTAGCCCAAAGCCGTAGGATAAATATACCTATAACAGATGATGTTTTAAAGGAGCTTCTTGCTAGCATATATGAGCAAACACATAGAGAGACGCGTATTAGGATAAAAGAAAAGTAATGAAATAAAGAAAAGGTGATGCTGATGGCACGCAATAAGCCTTTAGGAAAGAAACTCAGGCTCGCAGCCGCCTATAATAGTAACAAACCTATACCCATATGGGTTACTGTAAAGACTAGGTTAAAAGTTAGAAGAGGGTTTAGGCTCAGACACTGGAGAAGAACAAAGTTAAAGGCCTAGGCATGGGGGTGCGTATAGTTGTCTGAGGAGAAGAGGGGAGAGACAAGAATCTATACCGTTCCCTTATATCGGGTGTACTGGGGACGTAGGAAGAATAGGGCTAAACGTGCTGTCAGGTTGTTACGTGAATTTATTAAAAGGCATATAAAGAATGCTGAACGAGTCGTAATTGATAATGAAGTCAATATGTACATTTGGAGTAGAGGTATAGAGAAACCCCCTAGGAGAGTAAAAGTAGAAGTAGAGTATATTGATGAAGAGAAAACAGCTATTGTGAGGCTTGCTAAGTAGCCGTTGTCCCTCCTGATGATATTCCTATTTTAACCCATATGTAGAAGTTGTTTTTGGCGGTAGGAAAAATGGCATTAAACAGGCTCAGCATACTTGGGAACCCTAATATTGGTGTGTACGTGTTTGTAAACGATACAATAGCTATTGTTCCACCTGGTTTAACTGAGAATGAAAAGAAAATGATTATGGAGACACTTAATGTAGAGCTTCTTGAGACAAAAATTGCTGGTACCATAATAAATGGTATAATGGTTGCTGGAAACAATAATGCCGTTATTGTTCCTAGAAACATTCTCGATGAAGAATTGGAGTATTTGTCTAGTACATTAAAGAAGTATGGGATAAATACTCATGTACTTGAATCAAGGCATACAGCATTAGGAAACATTATTCTAATGAATGATAAGGTATGCCTATTATCTCCAAGTGTGGAAGAACATGAAGCGAAAAGAATAGAGGATATAGCTGGCGTTGAAGTTGTTAGAAAGACTATTATGGGGCTGAGTATACCGGGCTCGTTAGCTGTTATAACAAACAAGGGCGGTGTGATACACCCTGATGTGAGTGATGAAGAATTGTCTGAACTAGAGTCGCTTCTAGGATTTAGTCTTGAGAGAGCAACAGTTAACTCAGGAATACCTTTTATAAAGACAGGTTTAATAGCAAATAAGTACGGTGCTTTAGTAGGTGAGTTGACAACAGGACCCGAGATAATGAGGATTCAAAGAGGTCTCGGGGTAGGTGATTAGCTATGAGCCTTAGTGTAAAGATCTATAGAATTGAAGGATATATGTTGATAAGTCATGATAGGAATCCTACGTGGCAAAAATTCGTTAAAGAAGTAACAGCGGTAAAGGAAAGTGATGCGCTAGAAAAAGTATACTCTGAGTTGGGAAGCAACCATAAATTAAGGAGGAGACACATAAGGATAACTAGTGTGAAAGAGATAACACCAGATGAAGTCACAGATCCGGCAATCTTACAAATACTTAAACTAACGAGGTTTGTTAAACAATGAGCAAAAAAACTAGTGAAGAAAAAAGGGAAATCGATGTAAATGCTCTACTTGCTAGAATTAATGAGTTAAGAGGATACATAGAGATACTTCAGAATCAAGTTAATACGCTGGCTCAGGAACTAAGTGAGCTACAACTAGCTCTTGCATCAATAAAAGGCTTAAGTGAAGTAACTGATGAAAGAGAAGCACTAATAGCTGTTGATAGGCTTGCTACAGTCTTTGTTCCCGCAAAAATAAGTGGTTCTTGGAGCAAAAACTTACTTGTAAACATCGGGAGAAACTATTATGTTAAAACAGATAGTGCTACAGCCGAGAAAATTATTTCTAAAAGAATAGGTGCTTTACAGAATCTCATTAGAATGAGACAGCAAGAGCTTTCAAGAGCATTAAATGAGTATAACTACTTGCAACAAATAATTGCTGCAGCATTCTATCAAGCCCAAGCGGTGTCTGAGCAACAGAAATCTTGAAGGAAACATTTTTCTAGAATAGTAGCCTCTTGATTCTTCCCGGTATACAGTTTAAAGTAGTACGCTGGTTAAAGTAGTACGCTGGTGATTATATTGTTCAACAAACTGAAGAAAGCTATTTCATCGTTTATTAATAAAGCTGTAAAGGTTCTGTCATCAAAAAAAGAGTTAGAGGAGGCCATAGAAGAACTCAAGATCTCGTTAATAGAGAATGATGTTGCTTATGGTGTTGCGGAAGAACTTGCCGAAAAACTTATGAAGTATGTTGAAGAAGGCTCTATAAAAACAAGAAATGATCTTATCGAGTTCTTACGAGAAACCATTGTTGAGTTCTTCAAGAATGCTGGGGAACTAGATATAATTAGCGAGGCAAGGAAGTATAAGCCTTACAAAATAGTATTCCTTGGCGTTAATGGGGTAGGTAAAACAACAACGATAGCCAAATTGGCTTTACTGTATAGAGAGAAGGGATTCAAGCCATTAATGGTTGCTGCTGACACATTTAGAGCTGGCGCCCAGGAGCAACTGAAAATTCATGGAGATAGACTTGGTATACCTGTTTTCATGGGCAAATATGGTGCCGATCCTGCAGCTATAGTTTTTGATGCATTACAGTATGCTGAGAAAAGAGGATATGATGTTGTACTTATTGATACAGCTGGGAGGATGCATACAGATATAGATCTTGTTGAGGAGCTCCGTAAAATTGTCAGAGTGGCAAAACCACATCGGAAAATACTTGTTGTAGATGCTTTAACAGGTAATGACGCTATTGAGCAAGCTAAAATGTTCGATGAAGCAGTTGGTGTTGATGGAGTTATTGTAACAAAAGTTGATGCATATGAACAAGGAGGTGTTCCATTAAGTATAGTGTATGAGATAAAGAAACCAGTTATATTCATAGGTGTAGGCCAGGGATATAAAGATATAAAGCCTTTTAATATTAGGGAGTTTGTAGACAAGATATTGCCGCAATGAACTGTTGAGAGTGTATGAAATGAATATCGAAGAGCTCTTCGAGGTTTGGCGAAAAATAATAATGCTCGCTAAGAAACCATCACGTGAAGAGTACTGGACTACAGCAAAAATGGTGTTCCTAGGACTTACTCTCGTCGGTGGAATAGCCTTCATAATTAGGGTTGCGTTTGTCCTCTTCCTATTCCCAACATACCAGACCAGCTAGAAAGGTGATTAACTACATGAGCAATATAGTAAAAAAGAAACCATCAGTATACTATGCGGTGAGAACTACTGCTGGTAGGGAAATTGATGTCGCGTTAATTATGGAGAACCGTGCCCACCGTATGCGTGGAGAAATTGACGTCAGATCTATAATTGTCCCACCTGAGATTAAAGGCTATGTTATCGTTGAGGCACCGGGTATCCATGTAGTTTACCCTCTTGTTAAAGAAATAAAGTATGTTAAAGGAAAAGCGCCGGGGATCATAAAAGCTGAAGAGATAGAGAAACTGGTTAAACCCAAGCCCGTCATAGAGATGGTTAAAGAAGGAGATATAGTTGAGGTTATAGCTGGTCCCTTCCGCGGTATGAAAGCACGTGTTGTAAGTGTTGATAGGAACAAGAATGAGGTAGTGTTAAATATTTTAGAGGCGGAGTTCCCGTTACCAATTACAGTCCCAGCTGACTTCGTGAAACCAGTGAAATCAGGTGAGTAATATGGCGAAAAAATCGGTTAAGATACTTGTGGAGGGTGGCAAGGCAACTCCAGGGCCACCCATAGGCCCGACACTATCTCCACTGGGTGTTAACGTAGTAGAAGTGGTTAAGGCAATAAACGAAGCTACAAAACCTTTTGAAGGACTTACTGTGCCCGTGGAAATAATTGTTGATACCGAGACAAAGAAATTTGAAGTAAAAGTAGGTGTGCCTACTACAACGGCGTTACTACTTAAAGAAGTTGGTGCAAAACAGCCGCCAGGAGACCCTGCCCACCAGAAAATAGGTGATTTACCTATCGAGAAGATTATACGTATCGCCATAATGAAGAAAGAACAGCTTACAGCAAAAACTCTGAAGGCAGCTGTGAAAACAATACTTGGTACAGCTAGGAGTATAGGTATAACTGTTGATGGTAAAGATCCTAAGGAGGTCTCAAAACTTATAGATGAAGGTGTTTATGATAGTGTTCTTGCAAAGTATGAAGAAGAATGGGAGAAAGAGGAAGAGTGATGAGGTGAAAAATGTATGCCCGTTGTTAGTAAGGAACAACTTGTTGAGGCAATAAAGAAAGCTATTGAAACTAGTCCTAAACGTAATTTCAAGCAGAGTATTGAGATGATAATTGTACTTAGAGATGTTGATCCAAGGAGCCCGGAGGGGCGTATAAGAGAAACAATATTCTTGCCAAAGGGTATAAGCAAGGAAGTAAAGGTATGTGTTGTAGCTGACGGTGAAATGGTTGAGAAGGCGAAAGAGGCTGGAGCATACAGGGTAATAACAAAGAGCGAGCTTCAGTCTCTCGGCAAGAAAGAAGCCAAGAAGATAGCACAGGAATGTGACTGGGTTCTTGTTAGAACAGATTTAATGGCACAAGCAGGTAGAATACTTGGTCCAGCTCTTGGTCCTCGTGGTAAGATACCTGTACCAGTACCTCCAGCAGCCGACATAAAAACAATCATTGAAAGGTATAAGAGGGCAGTATTCATAAGAACAAAGGATCAACCACAGATCATGTGTAGAATTGGTGCGGAGGATATGAACCCAGATGACATCGCAGAGAATGCTTTATCAGTGCTTTCAGCAATAGAAGCAAAGCTGAGAACACCTACATACAATATAGCCAAGGTAATAGTGAAGACAACCATGGGTCCACCTATAGAAGTTAAAGCGGGGTAGAGTGGTAATGGTATCTGCTGTCCAAGTAACTAGAGTTCCACGTGCAGAAAAAATTCCTGAATGGAAGATAAAAGAAGTTGAGACTCTCGTAAATCTGTTTAAGCAATACAAAGTGTTTGCACTAGCACATCTTGAAGGTCTTCCAACAGCACAGCTACAGCAAATCAAGAAGAAGCTTAGGAAGAAAGTATACTTTAGAGTATCAAAGAATACTTTGGTGAAAATTGCTCTTAAGAGAATTGGCATTGAGAACGAAGAATTATTCAATTTGCTTCAAGGACAAAACATACTGTTGTTTACCAACATGAATCCGTTTGAATTGGCCTTACTGCTTGAGAAACATAAGACCTATACATACTACAAGCCAGGAGACATAGCTGACAAAGAAATTGTTGTACCTGCAGGAAACACTGGTTTATCTCCGGGTCCTATACTTAGTACCTTTAGCAAACTAAAAATCCCAATAAGAGTCCAAGGGAACAGTATTTGGATAGCTAAAGACGTTGTTGTAGCAAAACCTGGGGATAAGATATCTGAGGACCTAGCTAGTCTCTTGCAGAGGCTGGGAATTGCTCCTAAAGAAGTTAAAATAAAGATAAAAGCGGCTTTTGAAGACGGTCTTGTCATACCGGGAGACAAACTATTGCTTAACTTAGATGAGTATAAGAATAACATCATTAATGCTTATCACAACGCCCTGAAGATAGGTGTTGAAATAGCATGGCCTGTACCTGAGGTATTAGAGTTAAGCCTCAAGAAAGCATATGTGAGAGCGATAGTACTAGCTGCTGAAGCAGGCTTCGTAACACCAGAGACCATAGAGTATGTACTAGCTAGGGCTGTCAGTAAAGCATTGGCATTAGCTAGTGTTGTTGCAGAAAAAGCTCCGGAGCTTGGACTTGAGGTAAAGAAGGAAGCCCCCAAGGAGGAGAAGAAAGAAGAGAAGAAGGAAGAGGAGAAAGAAGAGGAAGAAAAAGAGGAAGTTACTGAGGAGGACTTATCAGCAGGTCTTGGTGCACTATTTGGATAATTGTTTTTCCTACTCTTGCAATTATACATAAAAATTTAAAACACCCTATACCCCTAGTTTGAATCCACGAAGAGAAAGTTGACATAGAGACGAGGTGATGAGTCATCGAGTACATATATGCCTCTCTACTACTACGTGAAGCTAAAAAGGAAATAAATGAAGAAAATATAAAGAAAATACTTGAAGCAGCTGGTATTCAAGTAGATGAGGTAAGAGTAAAAGCTCTAGTCGCAGCACTAAAGGAGATAGACATAGATAAAGTTCTAGAGACAGCTACACTACCATTAGCAGCACCTATGACTGGTGCTCCAGCTGCTGCACCAGCTGAAGAAAAGAAAGAAGAGAAGAAGGAAGAGGAGAAAGAAGAGGAAGAAAAGGAAGAGCTTAGCGAAGAAGACCTAGCGTCTGGTCTCGGTGCCCTCTTCGGCTAACACTGAGGGACCATTCCTTGACAACAAGAGAAGAACCAGAATATTTTAGTGATTTTCTTAAATTCCATGGTTATCGTAGATATACTTGTCGTAAATGTGGAGAAAAGTTTTGGAGTCTCGTACCTAGAGAAACGTGTCCTGATAGGCCTTGTAGCAAATACGACTTTCTGATTAACGAGTACAAATCTGTTCCACGTTTATCACTAGATGAAGCTAGAAAGAAGTTCATAGATTTTTTTGAGCGCAACGGGCATGGATACGTAGATCCATATCCAGTACTTGCGCGATGGAGAAATGACCTATACTTAACAATTGCTAGCATAATAGTATTTCAGCCTGCAGTTACTGAAGGAATTGCTGATCCCCCGTATAATCCATTAGTTATAGTTCAGCCAAGTATAAGGCTTGAAGATATTGATAACGTTGGTTTGACTTTTGGTAGACACCTAACATCATTCGAAATGGCAGCACATCATGCTTTTAATAAGCCAGAGAAACATATCTATTGGGTCAACGAGACACTAGAGTATGCTTTCAACTTCTTTACAAAAGAACTTGGAATACCTGCTGAGAGAATAGCGTTCAAAGAGTCTTGGTGGGAAGGCGGAGGAAACGCTGGGCCCTGTTTCGAAGTTCTTGTCGACGGATTAGAGCTTGCTACACTAGTCTTTATGAAATACAAGGTTATTGATGGAAAATATTTGCCAAATAAACTCACGATAGTAGATACAGGCTATGGTGTTGAGCGTATAACATGGTTTACACAACAAACACCTACAGCATTCCATGCCATCTATGGAGATCTCGTCAAGAAGTTTGCTGACATATTAGGCGTGGAAGAACCTGAATATAATGTACTCAAGAATATAGCTTATTTGACAAGCGATATAGACATTAATTCTCTTGAGGAACTCGAAGAAATCGTCAAGAAGAATGGTTATAGTGAGTATATCGAAAATATTCGTTCATCAATATTCCTTTACACGCTTCTTGACCACTTAAGGACATTAGGATTAATGCTTGGAGACGGTATTGTCCCATCTAATTCTGGTGAGGGATATCTAGCAAGACTAGTACTCAGGAGATCACTGAGAACATTGTATAATCTAGGTTTCAGAGAGGATGAGTTTAAGAAAATAATACTTGATTTAATGGAAGAAGAGATAAAATATTGGCGTAATCGATATGTTTACGATAAACTATACAGGAATAGGGATTATATCCTCGATGTTATTGAGTACGAGACAAGTAAGTTTGTTGATACATTAAAACGAGGTTTAAGAATAGTAAAGAAACTACTTAAGAAAAAACACATCTCTACAGAAGATCTTATCGAGGTATATGATTCTCACGGCATTCCCCCAGAAATAATATCATCTATTGCACGTGAGAGAGGCGTAGAAGTAAGAATTCCCCCTGACTTCTATTCACTAATAGCTAAACGTCATGCTTCTCCAGGGAAACTTGTTAAAGAAAAAGAAGTAGAGTTACCCAAGGATGTTGTTGAGTGGGCAAGTAAATACCCTGAAACAAAAAGGATTTTCCATGAGGACCCGTATAGGCGTGAGACTACGGCTAAAGTACTTGGTGTTTACAAGAACTATGTTGTAGTAGACAACACGGTGTTCTATCCTAAGGCTGGAGGACAAGATAATGACCTTGGATATATGCTAATCAATGGTAAGTCTATTGAGATAAAGGCAGGATACAAAGTAGGTGATGTGATAGTACACGAGCTTGCTGATACGAGTGCTATAAAGCCTGGAGATGAGGTAAAGATCATTATTGACTGGGATAGAAGATATAAATTAATGAGGCATCATACGGCTACACATATAGTTCTTGCTGCAGCAAGAGCTGTTCTTGGAGACCATGTGTGGCAGGCTGGTGCCGAGAAAACTATTGAGAAAGGTAGACTGGATATAACTCATCACAAACCTCTTACAGCAGAAGAAATAAGGAAAATCGAGGAAATAGCGAATGCTATCATAGATAAACGTATAGGCATAAAGTTCCATACCTTAAAGAAATTTGAGGCTGAGAAGAAGTATGGACTAAGAATTTACCAAGGAGGAGCTATTGTTGCCGATAAGCTGAGAATTGTTGAGATACCGGGTTGGGATGCCGAGGCATGTTTTGGCACTCATCTAAGAAACACTGGTGAAGTAGGTGGATTAAAGATCATTAACGTCGAGAAGATACAAGATGGTGTGATAAGACTCGAATACGTTGCAGGTACTAGGGTTTCTGAATACGCTTATAGTCTTGAAAAAACAATAGAGGAAGTAGCATCGATCTTAAATACTAGCCCCAAGGAAGTCATTGTTAGCATCAAGAAGTTTATAGATACCTACAATAAGCAAAGAGAGCTTCTCAGAAAATACCGTTTGGTATTCAAGGAGAGTATTCTAGAAAAACTGAAAGAGGTCACTATGAGTATATGTGGAATTAATGTTGTAATTCTTAGGAAAGAGGTTGATGATGAAGAAGTTTACAGAGACATTATTACTAGTCTGGTTGAGAAGAACTACATAGTGATATATGATAATGGTAAGATTATCGAGATAGGATTGAATCCTGAGTTGTCGCGTGAGAAAGCTATTGATTTGAGGAAAATCGTTGAAGTACTTAAGGAGAAACACGGATTCAAAGGCGGTGGTAAAAGAGATCATGTAACGATAAGATATGTTGGTGATAGTAGTAAGGTTGTATCGGAAATTCTTGATTTACTCAAGGAGATGATTAATTGCGTAGAGAAGTAATTGATGCAATACATGACTACAGGTTTTTACTTGACAGAGGATACCCTATAAAAGCCGCTCTTGATGTCGTCTGTACCAGATATATGTTATCAAGGAAAGAAAGACTTCTTCTTTACCGTTGCGTACACAGTAGTGCTTTGGCGAGGAAAATTATACGTAAACAGAGTATCCCTCCTATGAAATCAAGAATTGTTGCCGATGGATTCAATATTTTGGCGACCCTATACACCGTATACTGTGGTGAAGAAGTCTATTTATGTGATGACGGTATAGTGAGAGATCTCTCTGGGCTACATAGTCGTGTTGCCCTATCAATAAACCAGGACTTACTCGACTCGCTTTTCACGGAAATTATCGAGGCAGTTAGCGGTAAAGAATATGAGCTAATTATTGTTCTCGACTACAATGTTAAGAAAAGCGGTGAAATAGCTTCACGTCTTCGAAGAATTATTAAAGAAAATAAGCTCGATTGGGTTGTTCTAGTGGAGAGACAAGCTGATAAGAAAATACTTGAAAAAGCCTCTGAAGGCTACTGGGTTTCCTCGAGTGACATAGTAATACTTGAAAAAGCCACAAAAATATATGATCTAGCGGGTAGTATTGTTAGAGAAAAGTATCCTAGACAAGTAGTTAAAATACCCCTGGAGAACTAGATTTAAAACCGCTTATAGTAAACCCTAATAGAGGAGAGAGGCGGGCCCGTCGCCTAGCCAGGATAGGGCGCCGGCCTTCTAAGCCGGTTGTCCGGGGTTCAAATCCCCGCGGGCCCGCCTCCCTCTTAATACCCTTCAATGCTTTTATAACATTGATATTATCGGTGATAACTATATCAACGCCTTTTCTAGATAGGTCTATTGCCTGTTCAAGCATGTTAACGGGCCATACTGCAATAAGAAACCCTTCTTTGCGGAGTTCTCTAATTAGTTTGTCGGTTAAAAAATCGATCCTAATTGATATACCATGGGCTCTGGCTTGTTTAAGTAACTGAGTTACATTCACAGGGTGTTCCTCTAGACTCAAAAGTACTTTAACTTCTTTCCAGTGTTCTGCAATATATTTAAGGTCGTCATGCCATTTTGACGTTAGAATAACTTTTTCTAGAGGGAACGAAACGGTTGTAATTATCTCTTTAATCTCATTAACTATTCCGGGCTTCTTTATATCAAGAATAACTCCTAACCCATGCTCACGGGCTAGATCTAGTGCTTCAATTAAAGTTAATGGTTTTCTCAAGTGTATTGTCTCAAGCATGTGGGCTAATTTTTCCCTGATAAGGATGGGTTTCTTGTATTGGTCTCTATGAGTTAAAATAATGTCTTTACCGTTTTTATCAACATCTACCTCAATAAGATCAGCACCCGATTTAATATATTTCTTGAACCAGTACCTAGTATTCCCTCTGTGTCCTGCAATCAATACCTTGAATGAGATGCCGTCAGGCAACAGTTTCACCAAATCACTGTTATCTCAATTATATCTGTGCACTAACACCTACTAACCCAGAACACTCTCACCTTAAAAACACTTGTAGAGAAATGGGAAGGCAATAAGAAGTCTATGAAATCGATAAGCTAGCTGTATTATATGTGTGTATCACTGATATGAATATGCTCTTTTACTGGTATGGCAGCTGCTCCATAAATTCTTCTAGTATTTTCTAGTGTAAGAACTTCATCTGGTTTACCGATAATATAGATCTCTCTGTTCATTAGGATAACTGTTTTTGTATACTTAAGTAAGAGCATTGGGTCATGGCTTGATACTATTACAAGTTTGTTCTGCGAAAGACTACCAATTAGTTCTGCAAGCTCGGCTTTGCCTACAGGATCAACGGAAGCCAATGGTTCATCCATTACCAAAATTTCAGGATCATGAATTAATGCACGCGCTATTAACACTCTTTGTCTTTGTCCTCCTGAAAGCTTCCAGAAACTCTTGAACCAAGCTTCTTTCGGAAGACCTACTTGTTCTAAAGTGTGTTTTATTAACTTCATGTTATCAAATGATACGAAAATACGTGGCCATCTCTTCTTATGAATTAGCAACGAATTCTCAATGACCTCCCAAGCAGTTATTGGAAATACCTGTTTCTCTGAAGCCACTAGTTGTGGAACATAGCCCATGTATAGGCCGGCTTTTTCGGGTAAGCCTGTGACGTTAATTTCATTAACGTAAATGTTCCCGGATATAGGCTTAATTAAACCAAGTATTGTCCTCAATAATGTTGTTTTACCAGCCCCATTAGGTCCTAGAACCTGAATTAATCCAGGACCCCTCAATTCGAAACTCATATCCTTTATTACAATAGTATCACCGTATGCTACAGTAAGGTCTGATACTCTTAGCGAGACAGTCATTTTAATACCATCCTCACTGTGCACACTCTAAATAAAATTTATAGGAAACTGTGCATAAATT contains:
- a CDS encoding 30S ribosomal protein S19e translates to MVTALEVPADMLIKRLAEYLKEHVPAVKPPVWAYMVKTGAHKEKPPQDPDWWYYRAASILRKLYKSGEPIGIERFRTIYGGRKNYGVAPEHFVKGSGSIVRKILQQLERANLVKKIPGKGRTLTPAGRALLDNLAFQIMKELVKQNPELVKYLPPSQVKKR
- a CDS encoding translation initiation factor IF-6, translating into MALNRLSILGNPNIGVYVFVNDTIAIVPPGLTENEKKMIMETLNVELLETKIAGTIINGIMVAGNNNAVIVPRNILDEELEYLSSTLKKYGINTHVLESRHTALGNIILMNDKVCLLSPSVEEHEAKRIEDIAGVEVVRKTIMGLSIPGSLAVITNKGGVIHPDVSDEELSELESLLGFSLERATVNSGIPFIKTGLIANKYGALVGELTTGPEIMRIQRGLGVGD
- a CDS encoding 50S ribosomal protein L39e — translated: MARNKPLGKKLRLAAAYNSNKPIPIWVTVKTRLKVRRGFRLRHWRRTKLKA
- a CDS encoding 50S ribosomal protein L31e — its product is MSEEKRGETRIYTVPLYRVYWGRRKNRAKRAVRLLREFIKRHIKNAERVVIDNEVNMYIWSRGIEKPPRRVKVEVEYIDEEKTAIVRLAK
- the ftsY gene encoding signal recognition particle-docking protein FtsY, producing MFNKLKKAISSFINKAVKVLSSKKELEEAIEELKISLIENDVAYGVAEELAEKLMKYVEEGSIKTRNDLIEFLRETIVEFFKNAGELDIISEARKYKPYKIVFLGVNGVGKTTTIAKLALLYREKGFKPLMVAADTFRAGAQEQLKIHGDRLGIPVFMGKYGADPAAIVFDALQYAEKRGYDVVLIDTAGRMHTDIDLVEELRKIVRVAKPHRKILVVDALTGNDAIEQAKMFDEAVGVDGVIVTKVDAYEQGGVPLSIVYEIKKPVIFIGVGQGYKDIKPFNIREFVDKILPQ
- a CDS encoding YhbY family RNA-binding protein, which produces MWMEEKVHDKSPSIKELIKMKKASSKCDVNIGKKGITKEVIEEIKKRLERNKVVKVRILKSALVVTGLDRRSLAREVANRAGARLVEVRGRTFILVKHVGRGEDNIKYKRRIED
- a CDS encoding 50S ribosomal protein L11, which gives rise to MAKKSVKILVEGGKATPGPPIGPTLSPLGVNVVEVVKAINEATKPFEGLTVPVEIIVDTETKKFEVKVGVPTTTALLLKEVGAKQPPGDPAHQKIGDLPIEKIIRIAIMKKEQLTAKTLKAAVKTILGTARSIGITVDGKDPKEVSKLIDEGVYDSVLAKYEEEWEKEEE
- a CDS encoding transcription elongation factor Spt5 produces the protein MSNIVKKKPSVYYAVRTTAGREIDVALIMENRAHRMRGEIDVRSIIVPPEIKGYVIVEAPGIHVVYPLVKEIKYVKGKAPGIIKAEEIEKLVKPKPVIEMVKEGDIVEVIAGPFRGMKARVVSVDRNKNEVVLNILEAEFPLPITVPADFVKPVKSGE
- a CDS encoding 50S ribosomal protein L18a, encoding MSLSVKIYRIEGYMLISHDRNPTWQKFVKEVTAVKESDALEKVYSELGSNHKLRRRHIRITSVKEITPDEVTDPAILQILKLTRFVKQ
- a CDS encoding protein translocase SEC61 complex subunit gamma, producing the protein MNIEELFEVWRKIIMLAKKPSREEYWTTAKMVFLGLTLVGGIAFIIRVAFVLFLFPTYQTS
- a CDS encoding 50S ribosomal protein L1; this encodes MPVVSKEQLVEAIKKAIETSPKRNFKQSIEMIIVLRDVDPRSPEGRIRETIFLPKGISKEVKVCVVADGEMVEKAKEAGAYRVITKSELQSLGKKEAKKIAQECDWVLVRTDLMAQAGRILGPALGPRGKIPVPVPPAADIKTIIERYKRAVFIRTKDQPQIMCRIGAEDMNPDDIAENALSVLSAIEAKLRTPTYNIAKVIVKTTMGPPIEVKAG
- a CDS encoding ribonuclease P translates to MKLLYSMAVDMVRKGDLELARRYVDIIVAISLRTRTRPPKNIRRGYCRNCHIPLVPGLTARVRIQSEGKGSRVVVTCLLCGWKRRYMIKARR
- the pfdA gene encoding prefoldin subunit alpha; the protein is MSKKTSEEKREIDVNALLARINELRGYIEILQNQVNTLAQELSELQLALASIKGLSEVTDEREALIAVDRLATVFVPAKISGSWSKNLLVNIGRNYYVKTDSATAEKIISKRIGALQNLIRMRQQELSRALNEYNYLQQIIAAAFYQAQAVSEQQKS
- a CDS encoding DNA-binding protein codes for the protein MSYDEELEAIKQRKLMELQRRLQEEERRRQLRLQKEMLLRSILTPKARERLANLRLVKPELAEAIEDQLIALAQSRRINIPITDDVLKELLASIYEQTHRETRIRIKEK